From Nicotiana tabacum cultivar K326 chromosome 20, ASM71507v2, whole genome shotgun sequence, one genomic window encodes:
- the LOC107776352 gene encoding uncharacterized protein LOC107776352 encodes MLNPDIGKEWKKKEVPFTRGCSCYELSRDGEELLIKNAQVITESSMKPIFLALYKILTSAFDYFPEAAERFRKSHQITYQLLVNVYKIVFYPFISPILAWYKKLWSFTVTLLRFTNKLVQFITKSFSK; translated from the exons ATGCTCAATCCTGATATTGGCAAAG AATGGAAGAAGAAGGAAGTTCCTTTTACTAGAGGTTGCAGCTGCTATGAATTATCAAGAGATGGAGAAGAACTACTCATTAA GAATGCTCAAGTTATTACTGAATCATCTATGAAACCGATATTTTTG gcaCTGTACAAGATCTTAACTTCAGCATTTGATTACTTCCCAGAAGCAGCTGAGA GGTTTCGAAAAAGCCATCAAATTACGTATCAACTGTTAGTAAATGTTTACAAGATTGTTTTTTACCCCTTCATAAGTCCAATTCTTGCATGGTATAAAAAGTTATGGAGCTTCACAGTTACCCTTCTTAGATTCACCAACAAATTAGTGCAGTTCATTACGAAAAGTTTCAGCAAGTAG